The Corynebacterium marinum DSM 44953 genome contains the following window.
GGTGAACATGGCCCGCGGGCGCGTCGAGAAGCATTTCGCGCAGGTGCACGAGGCCCTGGAGATCAGGCAGCGCGCGGAGCAGCTCGTGGCGGAGAAGGTCGACGTCACGGTGCCCACGACGCGTGCGCAGGCCGGCGCGCTGCACCCGATCACCTCGCTCATGGAGAGCATCTCCGACATCTTCCTCGGCATGGGCTGGGAGATCGAGGACGGCCCGGAGGTCGAGGCGGAGTACTTCAACTTCGACGCCCTCAACTTCCTTCCCGACCACCCGGCCCGCACCCTGCAGGACACCTTCCACGTCGGACCGGAAGGCTCCCTCCAGGTGCTGCGCACCCACACCTCGCCGGTGCAGGTCCGTTCCATGCTGGAGCGCGACGTGCCGCTCTACATCGCCTGCCCGGGCCGGGTGTTCCGCACCGACGAACTCGACGCCACCCACACCCCGGTGTTCCACCAGGTCGAGGGGCTGGCGGTGGACAAGGGCCTGACCATGGCGCATCTGCGCGGGACGCTGGACCACCTGGCCAAGACGCTGTTCGGCCCGGAGACGAAGACCCGCATGCGCGCGAACTACTTCCCGTTCACCGAGCCCTCGGCCGAGGTCGACGTGTGGTTCCCGAACAAGAAGGGCGGCGCCGGCTGGATCGAGTGGGGCGGCTGCGGCATGGTCCACCCGAACGTGCTCACGGCCGTCGGAATTGACCCGGAGGTCTACACCGGCTTCGCGTTCGGCATGGGCCTGGAGCGCACCCTGCAGTTCCGCAACGGACTGTCCGACATGCGCGACATGGTCGAGGGCGACGTCCGCTTCACCCTGCCGTTCGGCATCAACAAGTAACCCCAGTTCCGGCAACACAAGGAGAATTCAGCATGCTCATCGCACAGAACTGGGTGACCGGACTGCTGCGTCACGCCAACCCCGACTTCGGCGTCACGCCGGAGGAGCTCGACGCGGGTTACGTACGGGTCGGTTTCGAGACGGAAGGCTACGAGCCCATCCCGGAGACGACCGGACCGCTGGTCATCGGCGTCGTGGCGAAGATCGAGGAGCTCACGCAGTTCAAGAAGCCCATCCGCTACTGCCTGGTGGACGTCGGCGACGCCAACGGCACCGGCGAGCTGCAGGGCATCGTCTGCGGCGCCCGCAACTTCGCCGAGGGCGACACCGTCGTCGTGTCCCTGCCGGGCGCGGTCCTGCCGGGCGGATTCGAGATCGCCGCACGCGAGACCTACGACCACGTCTCCAACGGCATGATCTGCTCCGCCTCGGAGCTGGGCTTCACGGAGAAGCAGAACGCGGGCATCATCACCCTGGACCCGACTTCCGGCAAGCCGGGCGAGGACGCCCGTGCGGTCCTCGGCCTGGGCGACACCGTCTTCGACGTCAACGTCACCCCGGACCGCGGTTACGCCCTGTCCGCCCGCGGCCTGGCCCGCGAGCTGGCCTCCGCCTTCGGCCTGGAGTACACGGACGTCGCGAAGCAGCCGCAGGTCGCCGGCGTCGACCTCTCCGGCGTCCCGGCCCCGGCCGGCGAACTGCTGGACATTGATGTCCGGCCGGAGACGAAGACCGTCCGCTTCGGCCTGCGCAAGGTCACCGGCATTGACCCGGCGGCGGAATCCCCGCTGTGGATGCAGCGCGAGCTCATGCTCTCGGGCCAGCGCCCGGTCAACGCCGCCACCGACGTGACCAACTACCTCATGCTGCTGCTCGGCCAGCCGATGCACGCCTTCGACGCCACGCGGATCACCGGCGGCCTGACCGTCCGCACCGCGGAGGCGGGCGAGAAGTTCGAGACCCTCGACCACGTGGTGCGGGACCTGGACGCCGAGGACGTCGTCATCTGCGACGACACCGGCATCCAGTCCCTGGCCGGCGTCATGGGCGGCACCCGCTCCGAGATCGCCGACGACACCACCGACGTCTACTTCGAGGCCGCCACCTGGGACCCGAAGACCGTGGCCCGCACCTCGCGCCGCCACAAGCTCAGCTCGGAGGCGTCGCGGCGTTTCGAGCGCGGCGTCGACCCGGCCGTCGTCGAGGTCGCCCTGGACATGGCGTGCGCCCTGCTCGCGGAGATCGCGGGCGGCACCGTCGAGGCGCAGCGCACCCTCGTCGGCGAGGTCCCGGCCATGCCGGAGATCACCATGGACGCCGGCCACCCCTCGCGCCTCGCCGGCGTGGAGTACTCCCGCGAGACGGTCATCGCCCGCCTCGAGGAGGTCGGCTGTGCAGTGTCCGCCGACGGTGACCGGCTCACCGTCACCCCGCCGACCTGGCGCCCGGACCTGGGCATCCCCGCCGACCTGGTCGAGGAGGTCCTGCGCCTCGAGGGCCTGGAGGACATCCCCCTCGTCCTGCCGACCCCCGTCGGCGGCCGCGGTCTGTCCCCGGCGCAGCGCCGCCGCCGCGCCGTCGGCCACGCCCTGGCCTACAACGGCTACGCGGAGATCCTGCCCAGCCCCTTCATCGCCAACGACACCTTCGACGCGTGGGGCCTGACCGCCGACGACGAGCGCCGCAATGCGGTGACGGTGCAGAACCCGCTGGAGTCCGACCGCGCGATCCTGGGCACCACCCTGCTGCCGACGATGCTCGACGCCGTCGTGCGCAACGTCGCCCGCGGGCGCAACGACGTCGCCCTCTTCGGCCTACAGCAGGTCTCCTTCGCCCGGGCGGAGCGTTCCCCGATGCCGTCGGTGGCGCAGCGCCCCTCCGGGGAGACGGTCGCCGAACTCATCGGGACCCTCCCGCACCAGCCTCTGCACGTGGCCACCGTCGCCACCGGCAACCACGAGCACGAGGGCCCCTGGGGTCAGGGCCGCGTCTACTCCTGGGCGGACGCCATCGAGTCCGCCCGCGTCGTGGCCCGCGCCGCCGGCGTCGAGTTGGACGTCGAATCCGCCGAGCAGCTGCCGTGGCACCCGGGCCGCTGCGCCGCCCTGCTTGTCGACGGCCGCGTCGTCGGCCACGCCGGCGAGCTCCACCCGCAGGTCCTCGAGACCCTCGGCCTGCCGGCGCGCACCTGCGCCATGGAGCTGGACCTCAGCGCCCTGCCGCTGACGGAGAACTTCCCGGCGCCGATCCTGTCCAGCTACCCCGGCCTGCACCAGGACATCGCGCTCGTCGTCGACGAGGACATCCCGGCCGAGCAGGTCCGCCGCATCGTCGAAGAGGGCGCCGGCGAGCTGCTCGAGGAGGTCAAGCTCTTCGACGTCTACCGCTCGGAGCAGCTGGGCGAGGGCAAGAAGTCGCTGGCATTCTCCCTGCTCTTCCGCGCCACCGACCGCACCCTGACCGACGAGGAGGCCAACGGGCACCGCCTCGCGGTGGCCGAGCTGGCGGCGGAGCGCGTCGGCGCGGAGATGCGCGGCTAGCCCGACGTTCCGCCCGAACAGCCCCCGGTTTCCCCTCGGAACCCGGGGGCTATCCGGTATGGTCCGGGTCACAGGGAAAAGTTCGGACGACCGCACTCGGAGGACGAGGATGACCGGCAGGACGTCAGGCAGGGTGGTGGCCGCCACGGTGCTCGGGGGAGCGCTGTTGGCCGGGGGAGCGTCGGAGGCCTCGGCGCAGTCGGGGAACGTGCAGTTCATCACCACCGGCGGGGACGTGCGTTGTGATGTCATCATGATTGACGGTGGACCGCACGTGACGTGTGTCAGCGAAGGAGCGCGTTCGACCATGCCGGAGTGCACCCCGCCGCAGGAGAAGATCCCGGCCGTGCAGGTGCTCGGCAGCGGGCCCGGCGACGTTCTCTGCTGGAATCAGGGGCTGGTCGGCACTCCGCGGGTTCTCCACCCCGGTACGTTGGGCAACGCCCACGGGGTGACGGTCATCGCTGATCCGCTGGGAGGCCTGCACGTGCTTTCACCCGCGCTGGTCTACATCGCCTACGCCGGCCCGAACACGGTGGGCACGTCCCCGCTGGCAGTCAGTTCCGCGTCCAGCCGCTGATGCGGTGAGGGAGAGGAGGATGCATACTTTTCATTCAGGTGCATAAATGTTAGGGTGATGGGCATGACGATCAAGGTTGCAGTCGCCGGTGCCTCCGGATATGCGGGCGGGGAGATCCTCCGCCTGCTCCTCGGGCATCCTTCCTACCTCTCCGGTGATCTGGAGATCGGTGCGTTGACCGCGGGATCCTCGGCCGGTACTCCGCTGACGGATCTCATGCCGCACCTGCCGCAGCTGGCGGACCGGGTCATGGAGGACACGACGCCGGAGATTCTGGCCGGCCACGCCGTCGTGTTCCTCGCCCTTCCGCACGGGCACTCCGCCGCCATCGGAAAGGCGCTCGAGGACACCATCGTCATCGACTGCGCCGCTGATTTCCGCCTTCAGGAGGCGGGGGAGTGGGAGCACTACTACGGCTCCGAACACCAGGGAACCTGGCCCTACGGCATCCCGGAGATGCCCGGCCACCGGGAGCAGCTGCAGGGCGCGACGCGCATTGCCGTGCCCGGCTGCTTTCCCACGGGCGCGACGCTCGCCGCCCTGCCCGCCGTGGCCGCGGGCCTGGTTGTCCCCGACCTGGCCATCGTGTCCATCACCGGCGTGTCCGGCGCGGGCAAGAAAGCTTCCGTGGGGATGCTCGGCTCCGAGGTGATGGGCAGCCTCAAGGCCTACAACACCGCCGGAAAACACCGCCACACCCCCGAGGTCATCCAGAACCTCTCGGAGGTCACCGACGGCGAGGTCTCGGTCAGTTTCACCCCCATCCTGGCGCCGCTGCCCCGCGGCATCCTCACCACCATCACCGCCCCGCTGAAGCAGGGCGTCACGCAGGACGTGGCGTATGAGACCTACCGCGCCTTCTACGCCGACGAAAC
Protein-coding sequences here:
- the argC gene encoding N-acetyl-gamma-glutamyl-phosphate reductase, with translation MTIKVAVAGASGYAGGEILRLLLGHPSYLSGDLEIGALTAGSSAGTPLTDLMPHLPQLADRVMEDTTPEILAGHAVVFLALPHGHSAAIGKALEDTIVIDCAADFRLQEAGEWEHYYGSEHQGTWPYGIPEMPGHREQLQGATRIAVPGCFPTGATLAALPAVAAGLVVPDLAIVSITGVSGAGKKASVGMLGSEVMGSLKAYNTAGKHRHTPEVIQNLSEVTDGEVSVSFTPILAPLPRGILTTITAPLKQGVTQDVAYETYRAFYADETFVHLLPTGQQPQTQNVLGSNMCHVQVEVDERAGVLLLTSAIDNLTKGTGGAAVQCMNLALGIDEAAGLPQAAVAP
- the pheT gene encoding phenylalanine--tRNA ligase subunit beta, producing MLIAQNWVTGLLRHANPDFGVTPEELDAGYVRVGFETEGYEPIPETTGPLVIGVVAKIEELTQFKKPIRYCLVDVGDANGTGELQGIVCGARNFAEGDTVVVSLPGAVLPGGFEIAARETYDHVSNGMICSASELGFTEKQNAGIITLDPTSGKPGEDARAVLGLGDTVFDVNVTPDRGYALSARGLARELASAFGLEYTDVAKQPQVAGVDLSGVPAPAGELLDIDVRPETKTVRFGLRKVTGIDPAAESPLWMQRELMLSGQRPVNAATDVTNYLMLLLGQPMHAFDATRITGGLTVRTAEAGEKFETLDHVVRDLDAEDVVICDDTGIQSLAGVMGGTRSEIADDTTDVYFEAATWDPKTVARTSRRHKLSSEASRRFERGVDPAVVEVALDMACALLAEIAGGTVEAQRTLVGEVPAMPEITMDAGHPSRLAGVEYSRETVIARLEEVGCAVSADGDRLTVTPPTWRPDLGIPADLVEEVLRLEGLEDIPLVLPTPVGGRGLSPAQRRRRAVGHALAYNGYAEILPSPFIANDTFDAWGLTADDERRNAVTVQNPLESDRAILGTTLLPTMLDAVVRNVARGRNDVALFGLQQVSFARAERSPMPSVAQRPSGETVAELIGTLPHQPLHVATVATGNHEHEGPWGQGRVYSWADAIESARVVARAAGVELDVESAEQLPWHPGRCAALLVDGRVVGHAGELHPQVLETLGLPARTCAMELDLSALPLTENFPAPILSSYPGLHQDIALVVDEDIPAEQVRRIVEEGAGELLEEVKLFDVYRSEQLGEGKKSLAFSLLFRATDRTLTDEEANGHRLAVAELAAERVGAEMRG
- the pheS gene encoding phenylalanine--tRNA ligase subunit alpha gives rise to the protein MSETPEIELTEAGLTAAAETAVAAFDAAPDLESLAVARRDHLGDDAPIPQARRALGTLPKDQRKDAGRLVNMARGRVEKHFAQVHEALEIRQRAEQLVAEKVDVTVPTTRAQAGALHPITSLMESISDIFLGMGWEIEDGPEVEAEYFNFDALNFLPDHPARTLQDTFHVGPEGSLQVLRTHTSPVQVRSMLERDVPLYIACPGRVFRTDELDATHTPVFHQVEGLAVDKGLTMAHLRGTLDHLAKTLFGPETKTRMRANYFPFTEPSAEVDVWFPNKKGGAGWIEWGGCGMVHPNVLTAVGIDPEVYTGFAFGMGLERTLQFRNGLSDMRDMVEGDVRFTLPFGINK